From Anaerohalosphaera lusitana, one genomic window encodes:
- a CDS encoding NAD-dependent epimerase, protein MKILITGTAGFIGYNLAKKLIARGDEVVGLDSINDYYDVRLKYGRLVETGIAADEIEYNKLVTSSTFSNYSFIQLNLEDRTSLERLFSEQKFDRVCNLAAQAGVRYSLENPHAYVDSNIVGFVNILEACRHNEIEHLAYASSSSVYGLNEQMPFSTSDNIDHPVSLYAASKKSNELMAHTYSHLFGLPTTGLRFFTVYGPWGRPDMALFLFTKAILEGRPIDVFNHGNMKRDFTYIDDIVEGVTRVIDNPPAGNPDWSGSNPDPSTSRAPYKVYNIGNSSPVQLMDFIEAIEKALGTKAEKNMLPIQPGDVPATWANVDDLVQNLGYRPNTPIQEGIDQFVKWYRWFYKL, encoded by the coding sequence ATGAAGATACTGATCACTGGAACCGCTGGTTTTATCGGTTATAATCTTGCTAAAAAGCTCATCGCTCGTGGTGACGAGGTCGTCGGGCTCGACAGCATAAACGATTACTATGATGTCCGGCTAAAGTACGGCAGGCTGGTGGAGACTGGTATCGCGGCGGACGAAATTGAGTACAACAAGCTCGTCACCAGCTCTACCTTTTCGAACTACAGCTTCATTCAGCTTAATCTCGAAGATCGGACCAGCCTGGAAAGGCTCTTTTCCGAGCAAAAGTTCGACCGTGTTTGCAACCTGGCCGCCCAGGCGGGTGTTCGGTACAGCCTGGAGAACCCCCATGCGTATGTTGATTCCAACATTGTCGGCTTTGTAAATATTCTCGAAGCTTGCAGACACAACGAAATCGAGCACCTGGCGTATGCGAGCAGCTCAAGCGTCTACGGCCTTAACGAACAGATGCCGTTTTCGACCAGCGACAATATCGATCACCCCGTCAGTCTGTACGCTGCCAGCAAGAAGTCGAACGAACTCATGGCTCACACGTACAGCCATCTTTTCGGCCTGCCCACAACCGGTCTGCGGTTCTTCACCGTCTACGGTCCGTGGGGTCGACCCGATATGGCACTGTTTCTGTTCACCAAGGCGATACTCGAAGGCAGGCCCATCGACGTGTTCAACCATGGCAATATGAAACGCGATTTCACCTACATCGATGACATCGTCGAAGGCGTTACCCGCGTGATCGACAATCCGCCGGCCGGCAATCCTGACTGGTCAGGCAGCAACCCCGATCCCTCCACATCGCGAGCACCTTACAAAGTGTACAACATAGGCAACAGCTCCCCAGTGCAGCTTATGGATTTCATAGAAGCCATCGAAAAGGCATTAGGCACAAAGGCGGAAAAGAACATGCTGCCGATACAGCCAGGCGATGTTCCAGCAACCTGGGCGAACGTTGATGATCTCGTTCAGAATCTGGGGTACCGACCAAACACGCCGATACAGGAAGGCATAGATCAATTCGTTAAGTGGTACCGATGGTTTTACAAGTTATGA
- a CDS encoding PEP-CTERM sorting domain-containing protein codes for MDWTVTRDSSDSGIAGWWKYEYTFNITVQNEGQSAISHLTLERSVESSGIDFADFQYWVDGEAVGNITTEFVDYNATSNTDGVGPAAIKFETDDSDISDLGHEFRLSFYSRRNPVWGDFYAKNGKYSGQGQDALFNSAWNISMTDEGLIDYDPITPPSSGSLNSHILVPDTTVIPEPTSLMLAAFGMGLMRLRRRS; via the coding sequence ATGGACTGGACCGTCACTCGCGATTCGAGTGACTCGGGCATTGCTGGCTGGTGGAAGTATGAATACACCTTCAATATAACTGTTCAAAATGAAGGTCAAAGCGCTATCAGCCATCTTACCCTTGAAAGATCGGTAGAGTCCTCTGGCATAGACTTTGCAGACTTTCAATACTGGGTCGACGGAGAGGCAGTGGGTAATATAACCACCGAATTCGTCGACTACAATGCAACCAGCAACACTGACGGGGTGGGTCCGGCGGCCATAAAGTTTGAAACCGACGACTCGGACATTTCAGATTTGGGACATGAGTTCAGGCTGAGCTTTTACAGTCGCCGAAACCCGGTTTGGGGTGACTTTTATGCAAAGAACGGAAAGTATTCCGGCCAAGGTCAGGATGCCTTATTTAACTCGGCCTGGAACATTAGTATGACGGATGAGGGCCTTATTGATTACGACCCTATAACGCCCCCTAGCAGTGGAAGCTTGAATTCTCATATCTTAGTTCCAGACACGACTGTCATTCCCGAACCAACCAGCCTTATGCTCGCAGCGTTCGGAATGGGTCTTATGAGACTCAGACGTAGGTCCTAG
- a CDS encoding DUF6900 domain-containing protein gives MVCYPLETRNWDTHDFHEHAVWSIKEALEKAYQAGKESCV, from the coding sequence ATCGTATGTTATCCGCTTGAAACCCGCAACTGGGACACCCACGATTTTCATGAACACGCAGTCTGGAGCATCAAAGAGGCACTCGAAAAAGCATATCAGGCCGGAAAGGAATCATGCGTATAA
- a CDS encoding DUF6933 domain-containing protein gives MFILHCTKKAQDRLKVKPADALSEPTTRFGNWYCNEFTASRRKYMIFVNERTLLPIVISVKGLKTSRDILELFKQRLFKAFLLLQLPEERFMPELMEMDEVVFAKTSNRSIIGSMNDIIAQTKFSSDYHGIDVDSPAMFETLSQIPLKANGYKRSTELVAELLRP, from the coding sequence ATGTTCATTTTGCACTGCACAAAAAAGGCACAGGATCGCCTGAAGGTTAAACCGGCTGATGCCTTGTCCGAGCCAACTACCCGCTTCGGGAACTGGTATTGTAATGAATTCACCGCATCCAGACGCAAGTATATGATCTTTGTAAATGAACGCACATTGCTTCCAATTGTGATTTCAGTTAAGGGATTGAAGACAAGCAGGGATATTCTTGAACTTTTCAAGCAACGGCTGTTCAAAGCATTTCTTCTTCTCCAGTTGCCGGAAGAAAGATTTATGCCAGAGCTTATGGAGATGGATGAAGTAGTATTCGCAAAAACGTCTAACCGAAGCATTATTGGTTCAATGAACGATATTATAGCACAGACAAAATTCTCATCTGATTACCATGGCATTGATGTGGATAGTCCGGCGATGTTTGAGACCCTTTCGCAAATACCATTGAAAGCCAATGGCTACAAGCGTTCAACTGAATTGGTGGCTGAATTGCTTCGACCTTAA
- a CDS encoding nucleotidyl transferase AbiEii/AbiGii toxin family protein — MNGITQSVHQKLLNIRDKTGEQFNHLLIRYGLERLLYRIVASKNDGMFVLKGAMLFALWRNVPGRPTRDVDLLGFGELDHERLKKVFTDACMAEVVDDGLRFDPKSIVTDDIRDDQDYHGVRVRLIGYLGNARIALQIDVGFGDAIKPAPAIIDYPTILDFPAPRIRAYHPATVVAEKFNAMIVLGLMNSRLKDFYDVYIILHHMGIDETQLADAIQSTFQRRKTPIPTELPLVFTDDFINDGNKEIQWKAFLKRSLLTDCELSFSQIVGSIQQQLWPIVLQLQNKKE; from the coding sequence ATGAACGGAATCACACAATCTGTCCACCAAAAGCTTCTAAATATTCGTGACAAGACGGGCGAACAGTTCAATCACCTGTTAATACGTTATGGGCTGGAACGGCTATTGTATCGAATAGTCGCCTCAAAAAATGATGGAATGTTTGTCCTCAAGGGAGCTATGCTTTTTGCGCTTTGGCGAAATGTTCCGGGCAGGCCAACCAGAGATGTCGATCTGCTTGGATTCGGCGAACTGGATCATGAACGATTGAAAAAAGTATTCACCGACGCCTGCATGGCCGAAGTGGTCGATGACGGACTTCGATTTGACCCCAAGTCAATCGTTACCGATGACATTCGGGATGATCAGGATTATCACGGTGTTCGGGTTCGATTGATTGGGTATCTTGGCAATGCCCGAATTGCACTTCAGATTGATGTAGGCTTTGGGGATGCTATAAAGCCCGCTCCGGCAATCATTGATTATCCAACCATACTTGATTTTCCGGCTCCTCGCATTCGTGCCTATCATCCCGCCACGGTAGTTGCCGAAAAGTTTAACGCCATGATTGTGCTGGGCTTGATGAACAGCCGTCTAAAGGATTTCTATGATGTATATATCATCCTTCATCACATGGGTATTGATGAGACCCAACTTGCCGATGCGATTCAATCCACCTTCCAGAGACGAAAGACCCCGATACCAACGGAGTTGCCTTTGGTGTTCACGGACGATTTCATCAATGACGGCAACAAAGAAATACAGTGGAAAGCTTTTCTGAAACGAAGTTTGCTTACCGACTGTGAGCTGTCATTCAGCCAGATCGTTGGCAGCATACAACAGCAATTATGGCCGATTGTTCTGCAATTGCAGAACAAGAAAGAATAA
- a CDS encoding type IV toxin-antitoxin system AbiEi family antitoxin domain-containing protein: protein MKEMTKKIIDIANQKGRITSADLVDIGASRTSLAYLASRGILRRIARGIYVPAGRIADNETFQSVSLAIPHGVICLLSALQFHEITTQMPVEVWIAIKRNQTVPKYKDNPLRIVYVSETHFACGIEEHQMQGVTVRVYSPAKTVVDCFKFRNKIGIDVAREALKESLAQGKANVDEIYRYAKICRMLNVMRPYLEIVR from the coding sequence ATGAAAGAAATGACCAAAAAAATCATTGATATTGCAAACCAAAAGGGGCGGATAACTTCCGCTGACCTTGTGGACATAGGTGCGAGCCGAACAAGCCTGGCTTATCTGGCAAGTCGTGGTATTTTGCGAAGAATAGCAAGAGGAATTTATGTGCCTGCTGGTCGCATTGCCGACAATGAAACATTTCAATCGGTTTCTTTGGCTATACCGCATGGTGTTATTTGTCTGCTTTCAGCTTTGCAATTTCATGAAATAACGACCCAAATGCCTGTGGAGGTGTGGATAGCTATAAAGCGAAACCAAACCGTCCCAAAATATAAAGACAATCCACTTCGCATTGTTTATGTCAGTGAGACACATTTCGCCTGCGGGATTGAAGAGCATCAAATGCAAGGTGTAACGGTACGAGTCTATTCTCCAGCCAAGACAGTTGTGGACTGCTTCAAATTCCGCAATAAGATCGGCATTGATGTTGCCCGTGAAGCACTGAAAGAGTCTCTGGCTCAAGGCAAAGCGAACGTCGATGAAATCTACCGCTACGCCAAAATCTGTCGCATGCTCAATGTAATGCGGCCCTATTTGGAGATTGTACGATGA